The sequence TCgacatcttttcttcctccccagttTTGTCAGACCAACCTATTGCTAAAGGAATGATTGCCTAAAGGTTGGCAGACTCTTGCCCTTATTGGTCTTCCGTGGTGCCAGTTAGGTAAATGTTTAACAGATTGACTATCAGTGGTACGTatgtcgcggatggagtgagagtgcacttcacttgtaagagagaagtaaaaatacactttattgatacagaatagggagttaacaaagttcaatgcgacagtgttttaacaagattcgatggcaaggtatacttgattatttactgcatagaggacagggtcagacagaactgtcagggagatCCTCCCGTTGAGTTatgaggtttggaaaaggatccccttgctttctaaactccttctcagagtgcagtctaggtgcggctggatccagtcctagtcccagacttggtcaacggtttatgtctaaaggattatatgtgcgcaatcaatcctttatatcacttggctaagatttcaaagtgtagcatgctattagtcacttaccgaggatctgttgtggcaaggaatctctcagccttgaggagtaaccttgagaggcgtccctgcccaaggggagatcctggcgtgcagcccgctgccgtgcaggagagctcaaagggccctgggctgtccactatttaaggagtaagatgattgacttatggtcatatttgcatgtcAGCAAGAAGTTTAGATCACTGCTTtgggcagcccttggctactttgttgccatccatcctcaaggtccagcataagctggatgcagctatcaggatgactcccagTGGTGGTTACTGCTTGCCCAGGGagggggagcacaccgccacaatGTAATACCAAAGAATCTCTGAAATCTGAAGTAATTCAAGCTCATGCAATCGAAGATGTGCTCAGACTTGGATGTACAGCTTTTGCAAAGAAGTTTAGGCTCCAAAAGTGGACAGGGTTTTGTTACTCCGCTCAGTTCCAGGGatcccctgatgtccccagaGGTGGTGGGTTTGTGAgctgctctgtccctgtccctttGGGAAATAGTAGGAAAATAGTAAGGAAATAGATCTGCAATAATATCCCACCACAGCTCTGTCTGAACTCTTCCCAGACTTACTTCAAATCAGATGGGAAACCACCTGCAAGAGAATGGAGCAGGTATCTCCTTGGCAGGGGTGTGGTAGAAGAAAGTCACAGCAGTCAAGGTGGGGAGATGGTCAAAGACAAATAGAAGAAATGTGGCTTTTCTGGGTAAACTGTGGTGAGGAAATATCTGATGAAGAATCTCTCTGGGGTTGGGTGAACACTTGGAGATTTGTACATACAGGCTCCATGAGTCATAATCAGTTACTGATTATGAAGAATCAAACCCAAATGATGTAGATTTTTCGATCAGTTTTTAAGTAGTCTGAGCTGgaagaaaatccaaattttgagattgctttcttcccttctccccccccccccaatctgcTTAGATAGATATTTAATTTGAGTTATTGACAGAGAAGTTATACTATGGCAAACAGTGAGGGAAGTTTGGGAATGTTAATTTTGTCACCGGGAAAACTCAATGCGTTAGTCCTATACCCCTGGCAGAAGTTAGTCGCCCCtcatacatttcaaaataaaatggaagtgtTTGGGATTTAGTTTTTTTGGACCACAAATTACTTGTTAAGACCTTGCTCattttatcataaaaaaaatgtgtaaaggCAAGTTGAAGACATACACCACATATCTAATCTGCCATCTAACCTTCACTTGCTAATCTGTGGTATTTATAGAGTGCTAATCACTAGATTAGGCATTTATCTTCAATGATATAAGACAGACTTGAGTTTAATATGATAGTGGGCTCCATACTCCGTTAAAATGTTTATCATCTCAACCACTCTTCTcagcaggggagggggctgaaGGGAGGAGTCACCTTTTCAGTGCCACTCTGGAGATGGCACTGCTGGCCAGGAGCATTTTctaactttgctttttccaaaactgtGCCCATTTTCTACCTTGCTTTCCAGCATTTTCCACTTGCCGAGCAACAATAAGTGGTATATCtatctatatttaaaatgacagatgGTGCCTCTCCCAGTGCTGATAAGGGTGACTGTGCAAACACTGGCTCCTTGGTGGGGGAGCTGTAGAAAAATGGCACAATCTGGTATGAGATcctttctggtttattttataATCTCTACACCCCATCCCCCCAAGGTGTGCCCTTATAAAAATTTGCCAATTTACCCTTATAAAAATTCACCAATTTTTCCAGTATGAAGAAAGCAAACGATTGATGTTGGGTAGCTTAAAACCTACTCATGTCTCCAGATTCACGCCTCTTTCCACACACTGCTTAAAACCCTTACCTTTAACCAAGGGAGAAATGGCCCCGTAGCAGCACGTCTGCTATGGCgtgtgcagctctgctgcagctgcaaagtGGTGACTGCTCAGGTTTTTAGATGAAGAAGGCTCTGACCCCATGTTACCGAGAGGCAGGATAAAGCTGTTCAAAAATCATGGAAAGAGTTTACTTGTccagctggggttttttttgtttgtttgtttgacaCAACCATGAAAGCCCTTTTGGGtttatttatgcatttgcaTACATGGAAATCCATTGCTGCTTTAGATTCATAAGAAGCTGAAGAGTTAAGAAATATGTTCCTCTGTCACCCCATCTTCTGCCCAAGGAGCACCACTGAGCTGATTATTTACTTTCTGTACTAATATTTTAGTCTCATATTTGGTTATAGCTCCAGATGGCACGTGTTTGCATTCACATTTGCAACAGCTGAAGTATGGCCAGGCAGCATAAAGTCTCTAACAAAATGTTCTCGGTCTAAAATGAAGACAAACACTCTCCCTTCTTCAGCTAGTGACCAGCACCTGTCAAAAAGTCACTTCAAATGCTACTCCGGTGTGTTTGGAAACAAAGAACAGCAGAACCTGAGCTAAACATAGATGCCTGGGGTATGTTTTTAGGAAGGGGGCTTCTCAGAGCTCCTACTTCATGTCAAGATGTGGGGCAGAAGTTCAGGGACATTTGCCTTTTTGCTAACTCGGTCACCAGAGCCAAGTTTAAAACAGGCCTAGTTTCAGTGATAGACAACATTTCACTGCAGGGCCTCCTGGGGCAGCTGCCTCTCTATTAATTTGCTACTTCTATTCAAATGGCTATTGTCAAAAAGATGCTGATTTTAGCAGACCTAATCAAGCAAAGtattttaagcacatgcttaacttcAATCACTTGAGAAGTTCACCTACTGATCTTCAAGATAAGCTAAACATGTTTAAAGTAACTGGATTTATAATTTACGTACCCTTGCTTCAGATGTAAGGGCCAAATCCTAGTTTGCCATCGCATTACCTGTGGGAGCATAAGCTAAAGACGCTGTTTCAGAGCTTGTTTCAAAGCTGAGCAGGCTTTAACTTGGGGATGATACTTCCCACTATCTGCCTAGCCAAAGCAGGCAGTCTGAATGGTAGCTCTTGGTTCCTCTAGTTGAGAAACGAATACCTTTATTGCTCAAGGCAGATGGTGTGCACCATGGGACAAGGAGGAGATGGAACCCTTCTAGAAAGATACTGGTTTTATTACTGGCTCCTTTTGTCATCATTAAGGCTGCTAGTGAAGTCAGGTGTCCTCAAAAGTACCAGTGACATGAGAGTCATCCAACTcctcctggaaaacaaaatgtataaaaGTTGTAGAGAAAATCCTGTTCTCAAGTCATATAGATGTTTATAGGCCAATTAAATGTTTGTACGGGAGACCAGAGAGATAAGAGATCACTGAATCAAGGAATATGTGCATGTATCAGACTGGTGTGACAGGATGACCTCAAAAAGGCTGCTGTCAGCTTCCTAGGAAGGCGTTTCCTTCTCATAGCCCATATGAAATAATAGCAGAAGATGCTTCTCCAGAAATGCATCTGCCTCCAGTCTCACCTTTTAGGAAAGTAGGAGAGCTCGCATTGCTGCTTAGTAATAGATTAGTTACTACATACATTGTGCACCAATACATATAGTCCAACATATATATACTTGTATATATAGACACTCTACTGCAAGGACAACGTCAGATTTTCTGCCCCATTGTTAAGTTATGATAGTCTTTTAAACAACTCACAGCATTGAGTGAACTATTCTGAAGAGCAGTGCCTTCAAAGTTTCAGAATATGAATGCTTGCTGATgatacaaaattattcagaGAAAGTCTAGGGTTGTCAGAAGAATTGCAGAAGCGCCTTAGGAAAATCGTCAACTAGGTGTCAAATGATAACtcagtgtgtatatatatggcAAAAGATGCGCATAAGATAAAACACTCCTGACTCCACTCCTGACTAAGATGAGAGCCTCTGAATTGATGACTATCACTCAGGAGTAAAACTTGGGGGCTGTGACGGTTTCATGGCAACAACAGCTCAGTGGTCAGGAGTGACTTCTGGGAAAGGCAAAACAGAGAACTTTGCTCTGTGCCTGTATAAATCTGTGCTCTCCTAAGTCCTAGATACCGTGTCCTGATACTTTCCCCGCGTCCCCTTAAAGAATATCTTAGGAAAGATACAGGACTAAGAGAGGTTCAAAGAAGGGTAACAAGATGATCAAAGGCATAGTACccctttaaagaaagaacaattttgGTAGCTACATGTCTTTAGTTTGAACAAAGGATGACTGTGGGAGTCTTACCgagatttataaaataaagcaagctatAGAGAGGGTAAATAGGGTGACTATACCAGGAATGCCTGTTAGAAAAATATCATTTGCTTCTGCCTCTTAGAACTACACACAATCAAAGGAAATCAATTATGATAAATAGAAATGGTATCCAATACCATATGTTACTGACATCAGGACTCTCTGCATATGACTGATGCagatctcagaaaaaaaaaaggtaggaaagGAACCAATTTAATCTGGAGTAGAACTTTAAAAAGCACACTTAATACGAACTGTGAAATGATGACATGAACCATGAGGGTGAAATGCTGGTGATCTGTGAAATGGTgctgatttcagctgaagtcaaagatttttttccttggagtaGAGGAGTTGGGTTTATCAGAGCTCACTCTTCTACCTAGGTTACTGAAACACCACCATGCTCACCAGCAATTAGGAGACAGAACTTCTTTTCACAAGCAAACTCTGCGTAAAAATGATTTTCGCAAGCTCggtctctctctttccagtaCAGCCATTAGCCAATCTACGTAACTCTTGCAGAACCTCAGATGGCGTTAGCCTTGCAACTGGAGTTCATTCCACTGAACCTCAGCCCAGCTAGAATTTTACAGTGAGAATATGAAGAATGGGACTTTCTGGGGACTTCTCCGTTGCTGTGTCCTTTAACCTAAAAAGCTCTTTGATAACCCAGCAATGGACAACAGTAGAGAGCTGCTGAATGGATGGAGAGGTGGACAGGCAAACCCCATCAGGTGTTCAGTGCTCTGGGCCCCCTTGACCTTCACTGCAGTTAGTGGTATTTGCACCTCAGCAGCACTACACTTCTAGATTGCTCAACTTTGGAGCAGTCATCTCTTCCTGCACTTTTTATCTCCTCAGAAGGGGAAAATTTTGCAACATAAGTATCATGGAGaggtaaataaatgtaaattttaaaatggccCAGCAcggaaaaaccaaacaattgTATCTAGCAAAGGCCAAATTTGCGGCTATGCATCTGATGGAATGGTCTTTACACACCTAAGGCTTGGACATCTAACAGAAGTAGCTCTTGgagttgttgtttttaatgctcATTTTTTGTTAAGACATGCTAAGAGCCCAGATGGTAGGAATGCATAAACATTATGCTTGGTGAAAAAACTTAGTAATTCTTCCCCTATATAAGACCAAGCAAGAGAGTGTGAAGTAACAAAACTTGAAGTATCAATTTCTTCTTATTAAGGCTGAGTTCCTTGCATTCCTGCTACTTAATGTTCCCTGATGTCGACTGAAGAGTCCTGACAATTCTATCATTCAGCTCTTGCTCTTCTACAAAAGTTCACACGTACAACAGTACAAATTGctgttttgctctctttcttaatcagttttatttccacagcttgcatgaagaatatttaattatacaGCAAGTCTGGGAGAAGTCCACATGTTCTGTGTTTGAAATTATCATATGTGAAGTGCAGGAGATGATAACATTGTCATGAGCTATAGCAGCTGACTTTCTCTAAAGTTTCTCTCAAATCTCCCAGGAATGTGAAATAATTCCTATACATGGGATTTCTATCCCCAGGAATTTCACCTGTGAGCTCCTTGACATAGGTGTCACATCCAATTATCTACAGTGTAAAGTATGAACACTGTTAAGTGCTCTGTGAAAAGTAAGGGTAGACATCCACGGTGTCTTCAGGTGGCTCCTtttaacaagaaataaaagcatctaCTCAAGGGACTGCTACCACAGCACTGTTCATAAGTATACATGTATTTCTGTGCACTCCAGAGCATTAGCTAGTGGGCAAAGTCAGTGtatcaataaaaatatagaCAACTTGTTCCTTCTTCACTTCTGGTGTCATAGTTTTCACTGCGTTTCCCCTCAGGGGCAGGTTGTACATGTTATATAGCTGGCCTTTGCAAAAATGCCACTGCTGGTGGCATCAGCAGAGAGCCGCTGGCATGGTGGCAGAAGGCCAGACACAGCCTGCCTGCACCGGGGCACAGTCGTGAGCCTCCCGCTCCCCTGGGGCTGCGGCAGCCCTGCGCAACACCGGCAGCTTGCCGCCCCGCCTCGTTCGAAACAGACTGGTGCAAATAAAGTTCAAGGTAACTTTACAGATCAGGGTCATATCACTTTTCAACCGCCTGTGCATATAAAAAGCACACAATGCCTCGCCGTGTGGCAGAAATGCTCTCCCCTGCTGTTGTTGCATAGCTCCATGTGCACTGTTTCCTCCCACGGGCAACTCTGGCTCTATGGCTACCAAGATCCCAGCTGAGAAATTTGGGAAATGTCAGTGTGAGACACACCATGCTAAGAGCATCCTGTACCAGCTCCTTAACAAAGAGCATGGAAGTGAGCCCAAGTGGCACCAGCAGTATCGCAGTCCCCACTGCTCCACGGGAAGCAAGGGCTGCTCTTGTATGGACAGGAGAAGAGCTGTCCTGGAAACACCAGAAGCCACATGCAGAAGAGCTTCTGAAGTGCTCTTGAAGACTTTAACTTTTATTAGAAACTTACCTTCTTTTTATCACGTGCCTTGGGAGGATCAGCTTGTCCTCATACAGCAGAACTGGGCCCCTCTTTTTGTCCTGGGCATGGCACAAGAAGGGGTGAATTTTGACCTGAGAGAGATTTCAGCCCCTagtttattgaaaaaaatcctcctcaATCAGTCTTTGACAGCTAGCAATGAACTGGGCAGCTTGTCACTGGGAGCATCTTTAGCAGAAGTTCAGAAGATGAAGAATTTATTGTGGAAATGCTGGGACCTGGACATAAGTGCAAAAGAATATGCCTATCTTAAaggaattattctttttaattctggTAAGTCCTCCTGGAAATCACACAGATGATTATGTGCCTAGAAGGACATTtggcattttcatttgcatataGACAAATGTTTAGTTTTATGCTTTTCTATGAATATAGCTAAATGTTCTCAAAAACCTGTATTCCACAATTTAATGATTTTCTGCCTGAAGTAGTTTATTTAGGTTCCTTGGATGTGTGCAGTAGGTCACCCACTGTAAGCCAAAACAGCTTCTATTAGACAAATTTTAAGTCTTAAAGAATTAACCATGTCACTTCAAACTGATTTCCAGTTCAAAGGTAATACAGCAGCCTCACCCATAGTACAGCAAAGGAGAGATGGTACATGGGTACGTGATGTGAGTATTAGAAGTATTTTAACAAAGACTTCCTCTGTAGCAAGAACACTGGAGAAGACAATCTGTATCATCTGATTTTCATCAATGAGGCAAAAGGATACTGTGTTCAGGttacacagctttttttaattatttatttatcctttAGTATTTATACATTCAAAGCCTGGGGCAGCAGTCACAGAGCGAACTCAGGCTAGCGATTGCATCCTCTCACTTCTGGTGCCAAGTTCAGCCTCTTTAGGAAGGAAGGTTGCCTAGGTCAGCGCCACGGAATGCGTGAGTCATTAAAAGCTGAGCTTTAAGTCCACTAAAGTAAATGGAAAGACTTATTGACTCCAGCCTGCTCTGGCTCAGATCCCTGACTCCTTCCACAGCAATCACTTGTTGGCTGCACTGTCAGCAGTGTGCTATACTTGGGACTGCACCAAAAGGATACTTGAATGCTTCAGTTATTCCATTATATTTCTTGTGGTGAATGGTTTATAGGCTGCTCAAAGGCTGTAGTGACTTTGTATTTGTTTCCAATAGGATTCAAATTCTGATTCTTGAGATGTAATGTCATCCAGATGTTTGGTATTGTCTTGTGTGTCTATGCTGCAGCATCAAACCAGTGGAGTTTGTTTCAGTGCAacttcttttctcagtttttcacaATAAAATCAGGCCGAAAGAAACCACCGGTTATATCCAGGGTGATGATAAGAGAGAAATTCCTCATCTGCAGCAGCTTACACAGTTTAACTAGCAGGCATTTTTATTATCTCTGTGgattaaatgtgatttttcacttaaggagaaagcagcagaagcagtgtTATGTTCCGGATTTGTGCCTTCTAatgcctgctgcttccctggggTGCCATACGAGAGACCCCGCAGCCCTTCATGCTGTCTGCAGACACTGTCCAGAGTTTCAGGGGGACTCCCTAGTTCTTAGGTGGGATGACCCTACTCTCTGCAGGCGCctttctccatgggctgcagaagGCACCTGGGAAGACTTCAGTTAAGCCTAGGTTGACTCCAGATGAAACAAAGAGTTTCAGTCTAACTCTGGGCTGAAACAGGTACCCAGGGCTTATACACAGCCCAAACTGCCCTTTCTCTACCTTTGTTTGTTGCAAACAAATCCGTACAGCTGTCGTTTcacaattactatttttaatagtttttgaACACTTTCCACCAaactcagaaaatgttttctacatACACGCAGCACATTTTCAGCTGCCCTCTTAGTTTTGGCTTGATGTTTGGTCAAATCTTAGTATTTTGCAGGCCTCAGTTCCAAGAGGATTTCAGGCAGCCATCAGCACCGACAACACTAAACCCTCTCCTGGATCATGGAGTACCTCGTGTGGGCTCCCACCCTGAATGTTTTATTCCTGCTAGGACCACCAAAACTGGCTGAGGCAAAGGGGAAGGACCAGGCACAGAGCAGTCCAGAGCTGGGTTATGGGTTGGAGTTCAACGGGGCACCCAGAAATGCAGCTGTAGCAGCACAGCTAGGCCAGTGCTTGGGCAAGAAGCATGACAAAGCAAGTATGGCAGAGCTTTGCTTGTGCCCTAAGTGATCTCTTGTGGCATAGAGATTGTGCTTACTATCATTAAAAAATCCCTTTGGGGACAGGGTGGCAGGCAGCATGGAGTGTAGGTCCTCCCACTAAAGCACAATCTGCCCAGTACTTCTGTGCAGGAGGCTCTGGCTGGGTTACTGATTGACCACATCTGGGCCAGCAAGAACCTGCGAAGGAGAAAGCGTGCGCCCAACCCCTGAGGGGAAATAGGCAGCCTTGCATCAACCCAATCCAGGCTCTCCAGAACATACTGCCATCCCTGCTCTTCGCAGGGGTGCTTTGGCTAGGTGGCTTCGGAGAGGTGAAAGTGTGTATGGGTGAAGGGTCCAGCTGCAAGGCCTTCTCTAGGACCAAGGCGGTAAGTCAAAGGAAGCAGGTAGGACTGTCCCACCACGCATGAACAGCACAGAGTGAGCTGAAactgctcttgctgcttttgaCAGCTGTCTGAAAAGCAATGGGAACTGCACAGTGAAGAGGTGGGAATCAGGAAAAACAGTGTTGTTATTGTATCAgtgccatatatatatatttatggagttatatatacatatataacaCTCCATTAAGGCTGTGACAGgacttctgttaaaaaagaCGCTCCTAGGTTTACAGTTCAGCTGGAAACATGTGTTTGACTGAATATTATTACAACAGATCTCAGAACAAGAAGTTTCTcattatttgtaaattaaaacCAGTGTTTGATTACATACAAAAGAAGACCAAATAgggaaattaaacaaatttgAAGGGATATAGGCAATTGCAATTTCATCCTGAATATACAAAATCCTGACAACTTCCTTTCCATGAAAAATTCAACACTTGGAACCATCCTCACAGCTTGCAGCTGGTGGTAATCCTGGGGGAGAAGATGACTTTTCCAAACCTTTCATTTCTGGCTAGCCTGATTGCAGGCTTTCCTGAGGCTTCTTCTCCTCTGGCAGTGATGTCTAGGGAGAAGAGAGCTGCTGAAGACTGACAAAGGGCAGCCAGCCACAGACTGAAAAAACCCAGCCAGGTTGGTTTTGCCCTAGTACAGGGCACTAGGCAAGAAGGCAGGACCTCCCACAGTTAAACGAATGATCCTGTGTGAAACACTCCCCGGTCTAAGCTATGCCGATCCCATCCCAGGGAGGTATGGAGTCAGTCACTGTAAAAGATGCTAAATAGGCCTGGAGTGTGTTGCTGAGAGACAGGTTAAAATAAGACatgggaggcaggagaggcagaagtCAAAACTTGGGGGATTTGTGCTACCCTTGTCCAGGCTGCAGCAgttctgggaaagaaaagatggtGTTATCCTCAGGCGGCGAGGACAGAAGGCAACAGGTTGCTGAGAGCTACATGACAAGGCAATCCCACCAGAGGCAAAAGATAAACACAGGGTGTCCTTTGAACTGAGCCCCGGCACCTGCAAAGACCCTCAGTGAGCCGACAGGTTTGAAGTCATGCACTACGGGAGGTATGTGATTGAGGCTCAAGACCATGACTCCATAGGGCAGAGATCTCTCCCTCTTCAAAAATGGCTGAGGAAAGGGAGTACAAAAGCAGGAAATAGAATTATCTATCCTACTCCTGTGGGTGATGATACATCTCACAGAGAACCTTCATGCTCTTTTTAGACTGTAAATGAATATATCTAGATAGCATGGTGAACCATAGTGCCCCAGCTTAGTCTAGCAAGCAGAGGAAACAATAGGAGGGAGATGGGACCGGGTAGGCTGGAAACCTATGTCTTCAGACTGCCAGCCTGCTCACTGCTCCAAACCACCGCCTCCATCTTCCTGATGTTACCTACCTATTTTAGATTAGGGCTGGAATGTTTCCACCTACTTAGGCTACAGTCTCAGCATCATTTGGTGGGTAGACAACACTCTAAAGCTTCTTCTCCATCTGTACTGAGTCAGTTACCTCCTGTTACCATTTCAAAGCTGAATTTAATGTAACGGGCTAGATTCCAATATGCTTACAATGCTGCTCAATGTTCTTTCAAATTATTGAACTAcgcatttcttctttttccaaaaagtatgtttagaaagtttttattgttttctagaGAAAGTAGTATTATAAGCTAGAAAGCCAGACACCCATTGTTATGAAGGGCACAGAATGAAAGTATTTACTCaggatttattattttactttttgttttgacagGATGCCATGTCCTAAAATGTCTCCCCTATGTACAAACACTGCAGCAGGAAGCTCAGCAAGCCTTGATGGAGTTTATCTCAATGATGTTCCATAGAAACCTAGGCAGGTTTGCTTGGATTCTTCAGCTAATCGCCTCTCTTCGAGACATTGATGCAGATGCTATTGAAGAGCTCTTCTTCAGGCCCATCCTAGGAGAGGCCACCCTAAATGTATTACTTCTAAGAAGCCCTATATATCAAGCCAGACTAGCTTTGAAAACAGATGACATCTGTGCTCTTAAATACCTACTTCTGAAGAGATGATTTTATGAGCTaaacacatttcaaacaaaTCATTGATGCATTTTTGTAagccatatatattttttgtatgatgaagtaattttgtaacattttagaattaaaagcagagaaatctaAGCATTTCATGATTCTGTGTGCTTTCAAAAACCTTTAGTCTAACCTATTCAAAGACTGTCTAGGGGCACCAGCATACTTTCCAGTTGTACTAGGTTCAACCGTATTATTTCTAGTGAGCATTTTTATAGCTGTTTAAAACTATACTATATGCTTTTGtctttccagaatttttttctttcaggaaaagggGCAGTGGTAAATTTTATGCAGTGCATCACCAATTGAAGATGAATAGATACATAAAAGGCTGTTCAATGGTAAAATCAGTAtaaatccttccttttcctggGATGTCATTCCCTAATCCCAACCCCTTTTCTGTTCCACTGAGAACTCTAGTCCTTGGCTGTAGTTGCTTGATGGAGCTCCCCCTTACTAACTGCTTTCTTATAGGTTCCTTTTCTAAGTCTTGCAGTAAACTGTGGGCATTAAATCCCTCTCCCATTATTCACAAAGTCCTTCCCTGACTAAGAAACTGAACAATATGATTCAAAAATTTGTTGACTAGACAAAAGCCGTTGTTCAGGATTGTTTTCAGGATGGGAATAACAAAGGCTGAAAGCTACTGTGTTATGCCATAAGCAGCAGAACTAATGTAGACCAGTTTCCTACATATTTAAGATCTTTCCCCTTTAGCCTTCCCTGCACCCTTTTATAATTACCCTCACTTCCCTCCAAACAGATGGCAGATGTTCCTTGAACAGCAGAAATGCTTAAATATGGTTTGCTACAGATGTGTACAATCTGTTCCTCCATCTCTCACTGCAAGAGTTCCATGTCTCCACCTCCAAGTGTGCTATGGCATGCCCCACAACATCTTGCTGTCTCCTATCTGTCTGGCTGGAGAAGAGGCAGCATGTGTTGGGGTTGGCGCCAAGCTATGTATGTGCTGACTGGTCATCTGTCAAGATAAAAAAAACATTGATCTTACACTTTAGCTGCACTAAGGGAAGCTATTGGTATCTCTTTCCTGTCCCATCCCTCTCCCAGTGGTTTCCATGAAACGTAGAGGAATCAATTTCTGAGTTTTTTCAGTAGAGGGTCCAATCTAGTTTTGTTTGGCAAGTGGGCTCAAATTCACCAAATGGGGACTGACAGGCAGGTAGACAGACAGGAGGACAAAGAGTATGATAGCTTAATCCATGCTCCCTTATAAAGGCAAGCTAAAATCATAAGAAAAAGAACTCACACAAATATACACGCACACATCTACACATATTTACATACAGAGATGGATATTCAAAGGACTTTAAAAGAAAGTCCgtcaaggaaaaaagaaatttaattaataaGAAGAGTTTACTACCTACCAGTTTTGACTAAATACCACACATTTTCCCCCACTTTGGTAACTGAGgaataaattgtaaaaataaagggaaaaaagcaaaacccaaacaagaCAAACCAACTAAGCCCCTGGGTACTCGTGATCATGGAAGTAACAACCTCTACAGTAAACACAACTCACCTTCCTATGTTACAAGCTAAccaaagctttcagaaattaaGCTTTTGGGACTTATGTTTTCTATGGAAA comes from Ciconia boyciana chromosome 3, ASM3463844v1, whole genome shotgun sequence and encodes:
- the LOC140648912 gene encoding nuclear receptor subfamily 0 group B member 2-like, translating into MATKIPAEKFGKCQCETHHAKSILYQLLNKEHGSEPKWHQQYRSPHCSTGSKGCSCMDRRRAVLETPEATCRRASEVLLKTLTFIRNLPSFYHVPWEDQLVLIQQNWAPLFVLGMAQEGVNFDLREISAPSLLKKILLNQSLTASNELGSLSLGASLAEVQKMKNLLWKCWDLDISAKEYAYLKGIILFNSGCHVLKCLPYVQTLQQEAQQALMEFISMMFHRNLGRFAWILQLIASLRDIDADAIEELFFRPILGEATLNVLLLRSPIYQARLALKTDDICALKYLLLKR